AGGCAGAAACAGAGGCAACAAGAAGAACAGAACAGGAAACAGAATATTATCTCTTTTTTCATTCACTTTGTTTTCtcactcttctctctcttctctctcttctctctctctctgtgcATTTTCATGGAGCCTCCACCTTCGTATTCGTATTCTCCATTCTCATTCTCTGTTAAGTGCCACCCAAAAATACAAATGCACGATCctattcttttcttcctcttcttcgcGTCCctctcttcctttctctttctctctttctctctcttcaaacGTTTCTCCAAAAAGCCACACCACACTGCTCAAGTTCCAACCTTGTTGCCACCCCAACATGCccccaagaagaagaaaaagaagccTAAGAAGAAGAGAACCGATTCCCAAACCCAGGTTGAAGAGAATCCCGATTCGAATTCGGACTCGGGGCTCCGACTTGAATCCGCGTCCTACTACCCGTTCACGTCTTCCAGCAGCTTTATGCAGAGAAAGATCAAACAGAAGTACGATGAACTCGTCAAATGCAACCACTTAAAGAAACTGACACTGCCGCAGGTTTTTCTGTCTtaaattttcgttttttgtttAGTTCGTATAcgttttgtttttcattaatttcttacattttttaattgatagaaatctGTTGTTTTTAAACAAAGGGGTTGCTGCTAACCTTATAACCTTAGCCGACAGCTTAGAGTTTTTTTGTTTATGTCtgaatttgttaattttgtttacttCTTTTTCCTGAACTGCATAATGTCTTGTAGTCTACAAAAATGGAAATGAGGGTTTGCATTTTACATCTGGGAGTGGTATGTATGTGTTATCGAGGGGGGTAATTTCTATAGATTGATGAAATCATGCATTAATATGTTGGtagttttgaaataatttgaatGGAGCTAGTTAATGTAATTCCAGAATTTGAACATATCCGGGTGGTTTTGGATGAGCTGTTTTTGGAAATATATAAAGACTTGCTTGGAGACAAGCTTACTATAAACGTAGTGCAATGGAATAGATAACATCCATTCAGTGTATGTATGATAATACTGTCTATCCCTACAACACGACTTTGCCAAAAGATCCTGTGGATGTGAAAAGAGTTTTCTTAAGGCTTAATTCTTATGTTGCAGCAAAGTGCACTTGCTTTGGTAATTTCCATGCTTTTGTTTTAAGGATCATGAAtggtcttttcttttttatgatacTTACGATTTTCAACCTGTTATTGTTCAGTGCCATTCTCATTCATACATACAAGTGTcaaatttgttgttttgtgaACACCTTAAAAGTTTAATTGTTATCCTATGTAATGCAGGTTGTACATTTTGCTAATAGTCTGGTTGATGCTAGAAATGAACTACAACACAAgtatgtaaaaatttattatagagGAAAGATCTTTTCCCATGTTTTGCttgtttaaaattagaaataaaaggttttaatttcttttcactattttcttATTCTGGGCCTAACACCAAAGCTTTTTATGCTGTATTGTTCTGATTCATTTACATCCTCTTATTTTAACAGAGCTGATGTGATTCAACGTAAGTTTGTTATAAAGAAGGCTTTGCTATGCAAGGCAGACAGATCTTCTTTTGACCGCCTCCATCAACAGGTTGGTTAGATCATAGTATGTTGTTAAGGAAACTTTCATGTCATCGAGCTAAACTTGCAGACACATTTGAcaatctaattttaatatttcagaTATACAAGCTGGAATTAGAGCAAAAACGTTTAGAAGAGGATGCCTTTGTTTATAACTCACTTCAACAACAGCTTAAACTCTCACCAGCATACCAAaaggttttttctttatttgaggCCTTTATACGAGGATTGATGAACATCTTCTCTTTGTATTTATTGCAAAAATTTCTAGAGTTACACTGAAACATTACTTGTTCACTTCTCCGAGCTTGCTTTTCACCAGTTCATGAAAAATTTTATGTGTTGTGATATGCTAACTACTGAAACCTTTTTATGAAGATGCTTGAACTTGGAGCTTGCATGGAAAAGGAAAAGGCAAGTGGACTTGGAGAGAACAGAGATGATGATTTTTCTGACATTTCTTTTGAAGAATTATTAGCACAGGAGAAGAAAGATTCGTTTTGGTTAGCTTCATTTTGCTCTTTCTCCCTTGCATTTTTTCTTGGAAGGTTTGGCTTGAAGTCACCAATAACCAGTTTTCTTGGTTTGCACAGGCAAAAAAATGGGAAATCAAGAGTATGCTCCAGCTGATAACTATTAGTTTGGCTAACTATAACCTGCTGAGTTAGTTAGTATGTACATCCAATACCTGTAGTAGTGTATTGTCACAGGAATCTCTTTTTGGTTATTTGCCTGTGGCATTTTTGGTTGTTAATGGAATATAGATGATACAACTTTGAGTTTGTTTTAAGAATTTATGAATGGAAACCAGTTAAATGAGATGTAAGAAACAATTAAAGAATGATTGAAACTtacaccatcaccatcaccatcaccatcaccatcacctaGTGTGTTATGATAAACAACTGTGTTAAAACAAATGTGTATTTGGATTATAGATGGTAAAGATAAACTTAATATATTCGTCTCATCAAACGGAACAAAGTACATATTCTACAAGTTATACTAATTACAAAACAATGGGTGATTTTATATCTAAGGgtgtaattataataatatatcttataAACTCAGATCGATTTCTGAAAGGATCAAATTATACTACAAAATATTCAGACTATCCCAACAAATTTATATAGACTGTAAGTTTTAACTATCTAACTATTAAATTAcgaatttataattatttatcgtCTTAATCATGatagattttaataaatttaaagaattacaAAGATATAAGTTATGCTTATTTTAGACATTACTTATAACAACACACATTGAATAATAACAGAAAAACAGTCAAAtacttcatattttaataaattttttaaaatatataatgggTCAATCTTTATTAGTAGGGATgaaacatcaaaattataaaattttgcatATACAAGTATTTGTTGAGTTTATATCTTTCtagctcaattttttttatttataaaactttaaaaccCAGCTACTAAACATTTTTCATagctaaataatttttacatctttattacaattttaatgagattttctattataattttaacgAGATAGTTTAAGGTGTATAAGTTTTATGgaagtgcaggaagaaaaaaaggaagatcCAAGAAGAAAGAACCCGACGCTGAACTTATTTACTGGGCTAAATGCAATCCAAACCAAAAGCGGGCCAATTCAACTTGCTCCCACGGCAACTGCTACCTGAACCTCAAATGCTtgaaatgacaaaaataacCTTTATGATTTAGAAATGtaaccataattttttatatcctTTTCTCCTTCACCTTGTGTCTCCTTGTTTAAGATCATTCCGACGCATTTGGTGAGCACCAGAAAGGGTTTGCGGTACAACATTGTGTTCATGAGGACTACCACGACCACGGTCTGTCTCCAAGAAAGACCAGTTTCAAATAATGCTTCCAGGTTAAACTTGGAATTCCAAAATCTAAGAGGGTGCAGGTTCAAATTGATGGGGTGCAAGAAGCAGTTGCCTGCTTCCACGTGTAACTAAACATTAAAGTCTACCTGAAATTTATGGCAACGGGTATTCAAATTATTTCAGATAAAGTTTTTTCAatcaaaactataatttttattttaaaaattcataaaaaaagtgaatagttaatattaaagatcaaatattaattactgaACTAAATGACCAATCTTGATTCAAGAACATCAAATGCAGGAACTGAAACTAAATTTCATACTAAAAATCATATACTTTCTATTCCAAGCAAAAGATGCAGATCGTGTTTTACGAAATGTCACGAGTTGCACCCAAAAATATGAGATCTGAACCTATCCAGCTCAGTGAGCACCTCCTCCTCTGGTCGATATATGAGATCAATCATTCGCCATATCTGCATCATAAAAAGTTAGGAAAATGACAAGCAAGTATTTACAATAGAATGATCAAAACATTTTATACAATTACAGAAAATACTTTCATATCTCCAGCATTTTACAACTTtttcacataataataaaaccAAGAAATTCATAAGAACAGTCAGAAACTCGTTACTTTATAGAAGTAAAAGAAAGGAGTATATCAAGGTTTGGCCAAATTCAACCCAAATTGTGCCACAGTCTGTGATAGACGTGAAATCATTTTAACCAAAGGATAAAATAAACTAGTGTCTACCTGTAAGGTGCCACCGCCACCGCTACTTTCACAATCATCAGAGACACTAACAATTGTCCACGGATCACATGCACTCCAGTGGAAGTCGACAACCTTGTCCCTGAATGCACAAACACACCGTATTGAACACTTGATAAAATCCATCATTTGTATGCAGGTTGGTACGTGATAAGGGTACCGAGTATTTACTCCATAACCAGTTCTATATTAAATCACAGCAAATTACAATATTATGCAATGGAAAAGTTTTAGTTGTAACAAAAACACCAACCACTAAAACACAAGGTTGAATTCTTATGAACTTAAAGAAATGGATGCACGCAACCACTCCATATCATACCTATGTCCAGCATGTCGAAAGAATAAACCAGAGGGGGTATTTGGTGATTTTGAACCAGCAGAATCTGCTGTTTTACCAACCTAAAAGTAACAAAAACAATCAtgcaatataagaaaaaaatctgACATCAATGAGATAAATCATACAAATACAATTGGTGATAAAATGGCTATAAGCTAGCCCATCAAACTTCATCCtcataatttagaaaataaattgtcaTGATTATAGGACCAGCCCTgctgtaaaataaaaaatagataggCAAGAAAGATTCTTCTAAATATTTTTGACAAGCAGCCTTTAGAGCTCTTCTATTTCCTGGAAGGGCTCAAACAATTCATTCCTAAAAATAACAATAAGGTTTCTGAAATCAGGTTTTTCAGTAGCTCTGGCactcaaacaaaattttgaagtCCATAAGATCCATATTGATcagtattttatataaaattcacATGTCATAAAAAGGGGAGGCATGATACACAAAGGTCTGACTTTAAATTGAGTTTAAACCTTTTCATAGTCCCAGATGTTTAAAATACCATCTTCAGCAGCACTACCAAATACAGATGACTTGTCAGGATTCCACTGAAACAGAAGAAAAATGTAGGTTAACAAGCACTAGATTAAAATGCCCGTAACTGACTAGCAGATTAGAACTTCGATTAAAATATACAAGGTGGAATCTCCAGCTACCAGTACACAGAGGACTGCTGCATCATGACCTTCAAATTTATAAACAGGCGATCCAACCCCACTACTTTTAAGATTTCGACGATCAAACATATGGACTGTATTATCTGCAGAACTGAATCCAAAAGAAACAAACTTAGAACAAGGATTCAAAAGGCTAATAAACTGTTTTGGTAGCTAAATAAAAGCACTTAAATTTTAAGCTCTAAGTTAAACCTATAAGCATTAAGAACTTAAAAGAATAacttcaaataaagaaaaatcagtACTTTTCTTTATCAGCAAGTGTTggcaaaaaattaaagatggagttttgatgatgtacagaTTTGCACAATACAAGATTCAAGAAGACTATTTGAAGATCCATTACcattgaaaagcttttgtaataatcatatttgAAGTATTGTTGAGTAGAGATGTAATAGGATTTGATTCATGTACTCCATATGTAATTAATCTCTGTTTAGAATCAAAAACaagctgttttaatcgattaaaacttggtttaatcaattaaaacgaGGCTGGCACAGCAAACCCAAATGGccctggaataatcgattaattcctgctttaatcgattagttaatcgattaaaactaagaataatcgattaatactagccgttagaggtttctgatttgaaaaactagccattgtactcattttaatcgattaacactaatattaatcgattaaatgcgttaaaatggccagtttcgaaAAAATGGAAGAGAACTGGATTGAGTCTATATATTGGCTCATTGTTTCTACCAGAAACATCTGAAATCATTGTGAACGGTGTGTTATTGCTTAAGCTAAAGAAACTCTCATCTGCAAAGTTGTAaagtgctactgcggtgacaAAGGAATAActtgttcatccttggtgcgtctaaggaggtgcttgaaagagaatcatccttcgtgaagtattcaaaggatgtggtcatcctttgtgaagactcaaaggaggtgtaagttcatctcttgtggtttcaagagaggtggtattctaaactcttacaagttaattttctgcgtgactattaattgtaattgttttgtgtttagtgaaaaaggtttatcttgtttcttgagataagcgactggacgtaggatccttgTGATCTGAAAAAGGATAAAATCATCTGTACAACTTTTCTCTCCTCCTTACTCTATTTATTTCAGTTTAATTATTTGCTTagtaagtgaatttgagaaaaatactaaaaggcacgaaaaagtaatataaccaattcaccccctcttggtttattattccacgctaataattccgttgcAGCGATTCTAACAGCAAAAAGAACTTAATTCACATTAATTCAAATAGTCAGGGTAAGGGGATACCCAGTTAGTATAAAATTTGAGTCATGAGGACTCCAATCAACACAATGAAGATCTCCCTTATGCGCTTTGTCAACCTGCATAAAAAGATAACCATGGGAGAAAAGGAGGAAAACGAAAGCATGttcaaatctaaattataaaCAGTTTCATGATagtaattaaaagtaaaaaaacaaatatcaaaccAAAATGAGATTTGTGAGAacctaaattttcaaatatactgAAAATTCAAATGGCAAGAAAACCTCAAATAAAAACAGAAGTCGTACTGATGTCAATTTCATCTTGgaagaaatattaataatagtaacaaAATAATTCTCTGCATTTGGACCACTAAAGAGTAGGTTCATATTCAAAAGCCACTAGTAAACTCTTTATGcaattcaaattcaacaagTGATGGGATGCTTATGATTATTAAAATGTGAGTTTAGATCTAAACTCACTAAAATAATAGACTCTTGTAACATATTAGAATGTGGCTTCAAGATTAACTTAATCCTATAAATATCACTTGTAAAGTGGGGTTACATTCCATTTATATACTCTATTTTGGTCATATCACTCGTCTATGTGGGGACTAAatcaccaccacctccaccatTAAGATTGCAATTTAGACAAGCCCCAAAGATGTGGTAATTTGGGTGAGCTAGGAGTAACTACAATTAAGGTGACTTTTCAACAATGATGATCCGAACTAAGAATATCTCAACTTCTTTAAGTATTTCAGCAATTAACACTTGGTTTTTGAAACATGAAGCAAACAGAAAAAATGCAGATGAAATGAAGAATTAAACCTTGACAACTGGAGCAGATCCAACTCGTGCATCCCAGAGTATAAGACGAGAATCATCACCTACACTACAGAACTCCTGTGCACTACAATTCATAGCCACAAAAAAGTACAAGATGCATGTCAATATAACAATGAAACAGAAAACgagaaaatgaaatggaaatCAGCAAATCAGTCCATTAATATTTGACTTATATTATATCAAAAACAaagtttgaaattgaaatattactGATCGACTTTTTATCAACTTACAACCCGAGTCTCCCTTCAGTATAACAAACCGAATTTCAATAAGATAAATTCTATCAccacaaaataaattaacaaaaaattaaaatgaccaaaattattattcttgCAACAATAAGAAACTGGCAAACAAATACAGTACTGCAAATACATACCACATGATAAGATATTTTACCAAacttaaatcataaataattcaGATTTAGCTAAACAGAAACTGACACAAGTAtgataaaagcaagaaaaaactACCTTGATGGGCAAAATTGCACATCTTCAACAGTGTCCGTATGACCCTGGTAGATGCCCCTTGGTCCAATAGTAGGGCTTTCTGTGGCTTTTGCACTATTTCCCCCACTTTTAGAGCTCTGTTTAACAGTGGGTGCTTCTTCAACAGCTAAAGTTGAAATATGATCATGAACACTCCATAAAACCACACATTTGTCCTTCCCTACCATGGtggattcaaacaaaattaacaaaatccaATGTCCACAAGCAGTAAATAATCCAGAAAGGGTAAGGAAAATACCATTTGCTTTATGCAGAGAGAAAATTAACAGATAAAGTTTATATTTGTAGGAGCAACATAAACAACCCGACAAGATTACAGCCAATAATAAACATGTATTTGTGGTTTTATATTTGGTAACTGCAAATTTTaggataatatttttctcagatTCCAAAAACCTAATGCTAGGGAAAGAAATTTACACCAGTGCAAAATAAACATCTTTTATGGTGAGAAGGCAATAAAAAAGACTCCAACCTCCAGAAAGTACAAAGGGTTCAGATGGGCACATAGCCAAAGCAAATTCAGCATTATCCTTATGGCCAGTTAATACCTGAAAAAGGGTATAGCTTATATTTCAGGTGCCTGACTCATGTATAAAGGTGTAGAAGaaccaaattattttaagagAATGTATGAAAACAAACCAGGTCAGGACGAGAAGTGGCAGCCCCCAGAACAGCATTACGATTAGGCTGAGCTTCAACATCCCATATAAATACCTGTTTTACAatatagaaaactataattCAGTTATCAAACTTGGACAAGTTCATTAACCACAAAGTTGAGGATAAAGATTAaaggtattttctttttcaaaatcttgacataatggtattttaatttaacagaGAAAAGGAAACCTAAAAAAGTCACCGCTTAACCTCAGGACTATCTGTATGAGTAGCTACTATCTGACTTTTTTGTGGAAATTCCCTGATTCTATTTACctgaaaaaaataagtaaaccAATGTTGaagtaaattataaaacagGGTTTAAAATAGTATGCTATAAGTGTTACATATGGATTCCCAAAAGCTCTCCAAACAAAAGCATTTGGGCCTTTTGGGATTTCAATTGTCAAAAATGAAACCTACAGCTGTAATACTGGTGAAAATGATAAAGAGACTGGGGTTTAGAAGATGATGATTTATGATAAACTATTCCTAATCTAGGAAacttgtatttgattttttatggtATTTACTTATCAGGTTTTGTTCAAGACACCTATGATTTTTCTGTTAATTATGAATGTCATTAAATgtcaaataattttgtaatttgggAGAATTTATACGCATATAGCATACACGATATAatcaatattaacaaaatttctctaccaaaaaaatgtaaacaaaattaacaatataaacATGATCACAAAAACATGGTGATCCAAgaagaatatattatataaaaaatattcagaaatGCGATTTTGAGGCTGACTGCTACCGGTAAGCGCCTCTACTTAGGATTTAAAATAGCGATTGTAACTGGGTAAGCCTGAGTGGTAACAAGGCATTTATGAGTGCATAAATACACGTGAAAGACGAAATTACACCTAAACAACCATACCTCGCCAGGATGTAGTATAGTTTTGAACTTCTTGACAAAAGGAGACCGTGATTCCTCGTTAAACTGAAAGATAGAACCAAAGAAAAAATGGTACATTAGGAATAAttcaaaaagtaattattaatgaatttaattcAATGTAAATGGaatgacaacaacaacaataacaatggAGCAGACCTGAGAGATGTGCTCAGCAGCAGCAACCCTGGGCTTAACAACCTCGCAGTTGGCTATAACGAGAGTGTTGGGAACACTTCCGTCTGTCTgagaagaacaaaaaaagaagcaaaaataCACACAATAGAAAAacgttgaaataaaaaatgtaagagCAAAGGAAATTGACGAAAGAAAACCTGCTCAGAGAGATAGAGACGGTGACGGTTCTTGTAGGTTGCTTGTTCCAGTTGAGGACCCCATCTGCAATGAAATGTAAGCGCATAATTCATTAAACtttatttggaaaatgaaaaaccctaaacacagagagagagagagagagaaaaaaaaaaacacctgcAAGAAAGAGAAGGCCATACGAGGTTGTGGTTGGCCAGCCAATCGTAGAGAACGGGAACAAGAGACTTCCACTGCGTGTACCTCTCTTCCACCTTCTCTTTATTCTCCTTCATCTTCGTTTCAATCTCTGCAATGGTTTTCCAGACAAAACAGAAAGACACAGTTTTGTTTCTTATACTTTCAAGTTCCCGcctttttttccctttctctctcttgtaTTCACTGAAATTTGCACTTCCATTTCACTCATTCGTATACCATTTCTCCAGATTTTTATGCTCCtcgttttatttataaataataaataatataaatatttttcattaccgataatttttttttttaattttcagacAGTATTTATTCCAGTTATGACACGatcgaagaaagaaaaaacacaaagattgtttattgaaaaaataaaaaaatattaccaatgttattttatttaatgttatggtaaaaactattttaaaagtattaaaaaatctCGTAATGgattattaatttgattggCTATTACAGTTGTATTCCTTAAAACTAACTCACAATATTGGAAAAACAAATTATCTgcatatgattaaaaaaagtagttaGTTACATTAAATGTCGTCATGTTACTTATATTATGAGAATACTGAGATGTCTTTatcatgaaacaaaaattaattactcatacaaaaataatgcaacacatgaaaaaaaaaacattataatggCATGaccaaaagtaaaatattatctGAAATTAGGataagataatattatatgaactaaaaatagctaaatttattatgattaagaaaaatatacttttatattgtttataaataataatggaaagagtaacttttttcttttacgtGTCAACATTGAAAAAATACAGGTAGGATTAACTTTGTTTACTTAAAGAACATAAAtggatgaaaataataataataataataataataataataataataataataataataatatgtagtTAGATGTAGaagaacaatataataaaaatgaagttttgacattgtttaatctaaaaaataatttcgatattt
This DNA window, taken from Vigna radiata var. radiata cultivar VC1973A chromosome 5, Vradiata_ver6, whole genome shotgun sequence, encodes the following:
- the LOC106761311 gene encoding uncharacterized protein LOC106761311, encoding MEPPPSYSYSPFSFSVKCHPKIQMHDPILFFLFFASLSSFLFLSFSLFKRFSKKPHHTAQVPTLLPPQHAPKKKKKKPKKKRTDSQTQVEENPDSNSDSGLRLESASYYPFTSSSSFMQRKIKQKYDELVKCNHLKKLTLPQVVHFANSLVDARNELQHKADVIQRKFVIKKALLCKADRSSFDRLHQQIYKLELEQKRLEEDAFVYNSLQQQLKLSPAYQKMLELGACMEKEKASGLGENRDDDFSDISFEELLAQEKKDSFWQKNGKSRVCSS
- the LOC106762528 gene encoding WD-40 repeat-containing protein MSI4, which codes for MKENKEKVEERYTQWKSLVPVLYDWLANHNLVWPSLSCRWGPQLEQATYKNRHRLYLSEQTDGSVPNTLVIANCEVVKPRVAAAEHISQFNEESRSPFVKKFKTILHPGEVNRIREFPQKSQIVATHTDSPEVFIWDVEAQPNRNAVLGAATSRPDLVLTGHKDNAEFALAMCPSEPFVLSGGKDKCVVLWSVHDHISTLAVEEAPTVKQSSKSGGNSAKATESPTIGPRGIYQGHTDTVEDVQFCPSSAQEFCSVGDDSRLILWDARVGSAPVVKVDKAHKGDLHCVDWSPHDSNFILTGSADNTVHMFDRRNLKSSGVGSPVYKFEGHDAAVLCVLWNPDKSSVFGSAAEDGILNIWDYEKVGKTADSAGSKSPNTPSGLFFRHAGHRDKVVDFHWSACDPWTIVSVSDDCESSGGGGTLQIWRMIDLIYRPEEEVLTELDRFRSHIFGCNS